A genomic region of Rhipicephalus sanguineus isolate Rsan-2018 chromosome 3, BIME_Rsan_1.4, whole genome shotgun sequence contains the following coding sequences:
- the LOC119386351 gene encoding uncharacterized protein LOC119386351: MAASAASLYARLVAGLLLIYAIAVARPTTRTEHTSLLELKKHQFVLPISRAAATAAHNQSGDLLNINGSLVGVNDSRLPAMLLSLYDNMSRLILEEQDAKQRAALHDSLQEAMFENMENLVLPGMSVKKRAKLRKLVYSSVTDRFYVAQRFVLVGIIVVVVAVSLIVFVYWFVAYVIRGAMRRSPSDIGITELEDLDIYSTDDDGSSAGRYKRAKMKMSLTDPKIILSPRNALLGYRTLP, from the exons ATGGCTGCTTCGGCGGCCTCCCTGTACGCCCGGCTTGTGGCCGGGCTGCTGTTGATCTACGCCATTGCGGTTGCTCGTCCCACCACCAGGACCGAGCATACCTCGCTGCTGGAGCTGAAGAAGCATCAGTTCGTTCTGCCGATCAGCCGCGCCGCCGCAACCGCTGCCCACAACCAGAGTGGCGACCTGCTCAACATCAACGGCAGCCTGGTCGGCGTGAACGACAGCCGCCTGCCGGCGATGTTGCTGAGCTTGTACGACAATATGTCCCGCCTCATACTAGAGGAACAG GACGCCAAGCAGAGGGCCGCCCTTCACGATTCCCTGCAAGAGGCCATGTTCGAGAACATGGAGAATCTCGTGCTACCCGGCATGAGCGTCAAGAAGCGTGCCAAGCTGCGCAAGCTCGTGTACAGCTCCGTCACGGACAGATTCTACGTCGCCCAGCGCTTTGTCCTGGTCGGCatcattgtcgtcgtcgtcgccgtgtCCCTGATCGTGTTCGTGTACTGGttcgtcgcgtacgtcatcaggGGCGCCATGCGACGCAGTCCCTCCGACATCGGCATCACCGAGCTCGAGGACCTCGACATCTACTCGACCGACGACGACGGCTCCTCGGCCGGCCGCTACAAACGGGCCAAGATGAAAATGAGCCTGACCGACCCGAAAATTATCCTCTCTCCGCGAAACGCGCTCCTCGGCTACAGAACGCTGCCGTGA
- the LOC119388360 gene encoding calmodulin-beta-like, whose protein sequence is MQLSEDAVAELREAFALFDKDGDGAISTKDLGTVMRSLGQNPTEAELKDIIAELDVDGNGTVDFPEFLALMSKKARTTNTEEEIREAFKVFDRDGKGFIPAAELRHVMTTLGEKLTNEEVDAMIREADVDGDGQINYDEFVLLMTSG, encoded by the exons ATGCAGCTGTCCGAGGACGCCGTCGCGGAGCTGCGCGAGGCGTTCGCGCTCTTCGACAAGGACGGCGACGGCGCCATCAGCACCAAGGATCTGGGCACCGTGATGCGCTCGCTCGGTCAGAACCCGACAGAGGCCGAACTGAAGGACATCATCGCGGAGCTGGACGTCGATGGAAACGGCACCGTCGACTTCCCGGAGTTCCTGGCTCTGATGTCCAAGAAGGCGCGCACTACGAACACTGAGGAAGAGATCCGGGAGGCCTTCAAG GTCTTCGACAGAGACGGGAAAGGCTTCATCCCCGCAGCAGAGCTCCGTCACGTCATGACAACTCTCGGAGAGAAGCTCACGAACGAAGAAGTTGACGCGATGATACGGGAAGCCGATGTGGATGGAGATGGCCAAATTAACTACGACGAGTTCGTATTGCTCATGACTTCAGGCTGA